A part of Rhinolophus ferrumequinum isolate MPI-CBG mRhiFer1 chromosome 11, mRhiFer1_v1.p, whole genome shotgun sequence genomic DNA contains:
- the LOC117030604 gene encoding olfactory receptor 8U9 — protein sequence MAQINCTQVTEFILLGLTDRQELKMPLFVIFVSIYLFTVVGNLGLILVIRTDARLNTPMYFFLSNLAFVDFCYASVITPKMLGNFLFKQNVISFNACAAQLGCFLAFMTAECLLLASMAYDRYVAICNPLLYMVSMSPAICIQLVAVPYSYSFLVALFHTILTFRLSYCHSNVINHFYCDDMPLLRLTCSDTHSKQLWIFACAGIMFISSVLIVFVSYMFIISAILRMRSAEGRRKAFSTCGSHMLAVTIFYGTLIFMYLQPSSNHSLDTDKMASVFYTVFIPMLNPLIYSLRNKEVKEALKKVIINRNEALVFMQLRK from the coding sequence ATGGCCCAGATCAATTGCACCCAGGTGACAGAATTTATTCTCCTGGGCCTCACAGATCGTCAGGAGTTGAAGATGCCCCTCTTTGTGATTTTCGTATCTATTTACCTCTTCACAGTAGTGGGCAACCTGGGTTTGATCCTAGTCATTAGGACAGATGCAAGACTCAACACTCCAATGTACTTCTTCCTTAGCAACCTGGCTTTTGTCGATTTCTGTTATGCTTCTGTCATCACACCCAAAATGCTAGGGAATTTCTTGTTCAAGCAAAATGTTATCTCCTTCAATGCATGTGCTGCTCAGTTGGGCTGTTTCCTGGCCTTCATGACAGCCGAATGTTTACTTCTGGCTTCCATGGCCTACGACCGATACGTGGCCATTTGTAACCCTCTCCTCTACATGGTCTCGATGTCCCCAGCAATCTGCATTCAGCTTGTGGCTGTCCCCTATAGCTATAGCTTCCTTGTGGCACTGTTTCATACCATCCTCACCTTTCGCCTCTCCTATTGCCACTCTAATGTCATTAATCATTTCTATTGTGATGACATGCCTCTCCTCAGGCTAACTTGCTCAGACACTCACTCCAAACAGTTGTGGATCTTCGCTTGTGCTGGTATCATGTTCATTTCCTCTGTTCTGATCGTCTTTGTCTCctacatgtttattatttctgcCATCCTGAGGATGCGCTCAGCTGAAGGAAGACGCAAAGCTTTCTCCACGTGTGGCTCCCACATGCTGGCGGTCACCATATTCTATGGGACCCTGATCTTTATGTACTTACAGCCAAGCTCAAACCATTCCCTTGACACAGACAAGATGGCTTCCGTATTCTATACAGTGTTCATTCCCATGTTAAATCCCTTAATCTACAGCCTTAGGAAcaaggaagtgaaagaagccctGAAGAAAGTCATCATCAACAGGAATGAGGCTTTGGTGTTCATGCAATTAAGAAAGTGA
- the LOC117031117 gene encoding olfactory receptor 8U9-like has protein sequence MAQINCTQVTEFILLGLTDRQELKMPLFVIFVSIYLFTVVGNLGLILVIRTDARLNTPMYFFLSNLAFVDFCYASVITPKMLGNFLFKQNVISFNACAAQLGCFLTFMLSECLLLASMAYDRYVAICDPLLYMVSMSPAICIQLVAVPYSYSFLVALFHTILTFRLSYCHSNVINHFYCDDMPLLRLTCSDTHSKQLWIFACASITFISSVLIVFVSYMFIISAILRMHSAEGRHKAFSTCSSHMLAVAIFYGTLIFMYLQPSSNHSLDRDKMASVFYTVFIPMLNPLIYSLRNKEVKEALKKVIINRTQAFGFPTFKTI, from the coding sequence ATGGCTCAGATCAACTGCACTCAGGTGACAGAATTTATTCTCCTGGGCCTCACAGATCGTCAGGAGTTGAAGATGCCCCTCTTTGTGATTTTCGTATCTATTTACCTCTTCACAGTAGTGGGCAACCTGGGTTTGATCCTAGTCATTAGGACAGATGCAAGACTCAACACTCCAATGTATTTCTTCCTTAGCAACCTGGCTTTTGTCGATTTCTGTTATGCTTCTGTCATCACACCCAAAATGCTAGGGAATTTCTTGTTCAAGCAAAATGTTATCTCCTTCAATGCATGTGCTGCtcagttgggttgtttcctcACTTTCATGCTATCAGAGTGTTTGCTACTGGCTTCCATGGCATATGACCGATACGTGGCCATTTGTGACCCTCTCCTCTACATGGTCTCGATGTCCCCAGCAATCTGCATTCAGCTTGTGGCTGTCCCCTATAGCTATAGCTTCCTTGTGGCACTGTTTCATACCATCCTCACCTTTCGCCTCTCCTATTGCCACTCTAATGTCATCAATCATTTCTATTGTGATGACATGCCTCTCCTCAGGCTAACTTGCTCAGACACTCACTCCAAACAGCTGTGGATCTTTGCCTGTGCTAGTATCACATTCATTTCCTCTGTTCTGATCGTCTTTGTCTCctacatgtttattatttctgcCATCCTGAGGATGCACTCCGCTGAGGGGAGGCACAAGGCTTTCTCCACATGTAGCTCCCACATGCTGGCGGTTGCCATATTCTATGGGACCCTGATCTTTATGTACTTACAGCCAAGCTCAAACCATTCCCTTGACAGAGACAAGATGGCTTCCGTATTCTATACAGTGTTCATTCCCATGTTAAATCCCTTAATCTACAGTCTCCggaataaagaagtaaaagaagccCTGAAGAAAGTCATCATCAATAGAACCCAGGCTTTTGGGTTCCCGACATTTAAAAcgatttga